ctttcaagtcacatccgtctgctcgcgcaaatctcgcGAAATCCAAGACACCACATCCCGAGAAAATTGCGGCCAAATAAGGAAATGCAAGATCCTCGGAATCCACTCCCCTTATTTCTTTGCTAGAAATACGGGGAAGACCGCAGCAACCGAACAAGAGCACCACGCTCCTCGGCAAATTCGTAAAGTCGAAAAAGAAGTCCGGTTTTCGATCGAAAAGTCCGCTCGGAATCATTCAGAAAATCCgcaatattattaaattaagagcataCATAAAGCATGAGTGCAAATAAATTATGCTCGGgaaaatcaaaagagaattattttattaatgatagtCCATTACAAAGGGAAGAGGATTACAAATGGATCCGAGCACCTAATCCTCGTGCTCGGAACCTGAGCTAATCGCGGAATCCGAATCAGTCCACAGCACCTCCTCTGGCCATATCTTAGCCTCTTTCCCAACCTGGGACCCTCCTTCACCAGAGGCAGGGCCAGGAGGATAGAGGTGGGGAGATTGATGAGCCCTCAGGAACTCCTCGACTGCCCCAATAAAATCCGCCGATTCGTCGGAACTGGAGGTATCAGAAGTATCCGAGGAAGGGAACATCACCTTAACTTCTTTCCCCTTTTGAGAACGAGCCGGTGCGGGCTTAGGAACTTCCACTCTCTTTTTCCCTCTTCGAGACTCAGAACCATCAGCaacaaccttcttggaatcCCTATTATCCATCGCTAGCCTTCAAACTCAGGATATGGGAAGCCAAAGGATAAGCAAGTATTTATAGCAAAACTTGCCGCCCAAAGGACCAGTCACCACACCTGACATCCCATAAATGCGAGAGGCGGCTGCAGAAACCTAGGATTGACCACTTGGAATAAACGATTTTCcctttccaaagcttgactttgaccaTAGGGACACTGCGAAAATTCAGCTGCCCAACTCGGATCTGGTACGTTCGGTAAATCGAGATGAATCGATAAAGCTTCAAGTCATTACCCTCGCCTATGAGcataacgacttggggggctcctgttctgggccgagcatcgagctcgagcatcagagggtgtcgaacacatacaccatccgagcacgtcctaacggtcagatacccttgcgtattgtaacggccgtaaaccggaatgatgagcatttactgcacatcaaggcctccaagccgttttccggcagccacttgatggccattaatgccatcaagggccttagcccagcgctgggggctatatatatgcatttccacttcatttgcaaggtacgcattttatagctaagaaaaccttacacacacatactgacttgagcgtcggagtgcctgcaggtacacaacccccctccgctccaacaggggtctcaaacgctctcaaccaccgcaaaacgccggcgaagtcgcatcattctggtcaacacAATCAGGGGCgaattctggcatcaagtggttccaatcccctcccaaatgcagttgcggaggatcgaaccgtggttctccctatcaagttcagcttcaatcaccactgaaccaactaacactTGAAATTTTAccgaaagagagaaaaaataggACAAATGATTTTTTGCAACTTAATTAGAGGTCCTTAAATGCAGCggatattatattttttgaaaataataataatatattttgtctTCGTGaccttaactcagttggtaggaagtagggacatcgcactatatatgCAGAGTGAGGTTTAAACtcggacacttcacttattcacatttaaggtgaaatttctaactactatgctacttgacaaaaaaaaaatattttgtgcaaaaaaacaacaacaacaacaataataataataataataataataataataataataataataataattaataaataataatatatttcattcttttttttttgacgcaatatATTTCATTCTTACCGAgtcaaatatttgaaaatatacTAGTAGTATACTACCAAAGTTGCTCGACATATGATCATAAACTTtaatgccaattttttttttttggtacacttTAATGCCAATTTGAAGGCGAGaaaactatatttatatataaaaaattgagaaaaatacaAGTTGTAGAATTGTTGTAGTTTTAAGGTTTTTTTATatgtcattatcaaaaaaagattttttattttatctgtCCCTGTCAAAATTAAAAGGGTTTTTATCTATTAGAATAAAGGTTGTTTTTAGATTGTCTCTAAAAAATTGTGGATGGTTTTTATTcaataattaatgaaaaatagcCATATAAATAAATTCACAAAAAAGGTATTAAAAGTtagtttgtataaaaaaaaaagtattagaaGTTATTTTGTGAGTATCacttgtaaatttatttattggactcatttttattaattattggaTAAATTACGCTTAGAGATAATGTATCTTTcacccaaaaaaaatcattttagaaGTTTTACAAAGTTTGTCTAACAACAAATTATCATAATTGACACTCTACTCTTCTCTTCTTTCGTtgagaatggattctctcaagtgtaatttacacttgagagaataaagtgtggtttgttacaattgatcaagagagaaaaacatataaaaattcagagaaaatgaatttagatagtgttagattacactttattctctcaagtgtaaatcacacttgagagaatctaTTCCCTCTTTTGTTTCATCCACAAAAGAAAAGTGATCATTACCAATCATTAGCTGGTTTAGCGgcgattggcgctgaacttggaaTGGAGGACCGCGATTTGATCCCCCACaattgcgatcgggaggggagTGGAACCACTTGaagtcagaactgacccccggattaaactggtggtgaaaaccaaaaaaaaaaaaaaagtcattaagGGTGAAAATAGGTTAGGCTGAGTTAAACTTTATCAAGCTTAAGCCTGTTTAAAAATAGAAAgcctttgacaaaaaaaataaaaatagaaagtcTAAGTAACATGTAGTTTGTCATAGACTTACATTCTAAGTCTGAATCTAGCCTTTTGAAGGTATGATATGGTCTATTGACATGTTTAAAAGCATATTCCATATCAATATTTCTATAAACAAGATAGAACTAGTTGACTTCAACCGTGAGACCCCgatttttataattattctttttattcgaatttaattaaatatgatgTGTTTATGTGTCATTTAAACTTTTAGGTGTGGTAGAGACAATGAATTATTGGGAGAATAATAAttagaattaaaataattttttatttgattttagtaATTAAGAAGGAAAAAGGAGAGAAGATAGTTTTGGGTGGAAATAGAGTGTTTAATTAAATTAGTTGGTTCGATAGTGATTGAGgctgaacttggtagagagTACCATAGTTCGATCCCGGCAACTatgatcgggagggggctgaaaccatttgatgctagaactgactcccgaatcagattaaactggtggtgaaaaaaaaaagagaaaaggtGAGAAATAGAGGAAAGGAAGAAATAGAGGTAATAAGAGATATGATTATGAAGAAAATAATTGAGTTAGGATGCGATTAATTATTAGGAATTTATTTTAGTTGATGAGAATAAAAGGGATGATTTTGTTGGAATTTGTTTGAGAAGATAGagaaaaatatagatttttgttGGAATTTGTTTGGGGAGATATGAGAGTGAAAAATTATAGATTTTGTTGGAATTTGTCgagagattatgtgagaaaatatagagTATGAGATTGCTTTGTggaagatttagttgagaaaatagaaaattataaaatagaatcaaaatagaatctttagCTAAAAATAAGGAGTTTTTAGTTGAAATAGATTTACTTGTTAAAAtaggatttttttaaaaaaaattgattttataattaattaagaagggaaatagaagaaaataacagaaaaagaaaatagagatttttaattttttagtaaataaagGAAACGGGGTGAGTAAAGTAAAACAGGGGTATGCATAGCAAACATATAgagaatttaataaaaaaatacggAAATGGGGAGGTGTGGACAGAAAATCTGTTTatgacttttatttattttagtagaAATAAAACCTAAAcctaaagttttgtttttttacggATTGactgtattattttttttatgtgatgATTGAATTTAATTATAGATcatatttatcaattaagaaaaatataatttttcattaaaattatagttaaacaaaaataaaaatcttaaatGAATTCATACATcatagttatatttttattatgtaaagatgaaaaatattttgaaattaatcaaaatatttattaaaaatatttataaatataatctacaaaaaattaattaccaaaaataaaataaagtagacgtatatgtctttttatatccttttatatttatcaaccatttcaaaaattaattttatcaaacataaTAAGTAAATTTATCAACTATTAACCAACTTATTAGATATAATCATATAAACTatcttatagcttaattttatcGCACATATCCACAATTTCAAGAGACGAACCGGTAATTTctgatgaagatttttttttttttttacacaatgaAGAAATGATATTAGGAGACCTATATATATCTTGTATTTGAGAAGTTTTCTTACATTTCCTTAAGCAGAAGACACGAAGACTTAAAAGTAGGACCCTCATATGCGCAAAGGTTACAGTAAAGCATATCCACACCACACATGACACACGTACCATCACTGATTTGTGGTAGGGATCACACGTGTGCAGATTCACATAAGTAGGACCCCCCTTATTTTGGCTCAATCACTCCTTGAGTCACTCAAAGACtcaaaaatctcaaaagagATATACATCATCccattaatgaaaaaaaaaatgaaaaagtttctaattcttttttaataataaatactccctccggtccttattataagaaacactttgacaaaatcacacagaccaaggaaggtaaattttctcattaatgattctaacatcttatgttatattccaaaactaacctttgactagcatgggaaatagacttctctaattaatgcactagcattataatgaattatttgattgtatttaataagggtacaaatggaattgtgtcgaagtgtttcttataaaaatgaccaaataaaaatttcaaagtgtttcttataaaaaggaccggagggagtagacACAAATGCCACTAGATTTGATATAGGTGAAAAATTTGGATAATATACATAAGGTTTTACGTTCGATCCACATTGACAACATTTataaatcaaaaaataatacagtaatgaggagtgctagcaacacactctttaacaaacacactctaacacactttcttctattggttaaaatttatatgggtcccataaaaattatatgggttcacatttttttatgggacccatgtgaatttcaagcGATAAAAGAGAGTGCGTTGaaatgtgtttgttaaagagtgtgttgctagcattattcatacAGTAATAGATAGACACAAAATAACATGTTTTTGTTTCGATGTAGATAAACAAAATGACAAGTTATTGAAAAATCACACACATAAAATGAAAGAGATTGGAGTTCAAACTCTAATTATAACGTCTCACTCTCAGCTAACAATTTTAGCATTTCTATTGTAGGATTTATAGACATGTATTTGCTTGTTCTTTCCTTTTCCTTACGAGGAAAAATGTAAGATAATAAGCATTTATagaagggtaaatagtgtcataccccctgcaaaataggcgagttttgcgttaccccctgcaaaatatttttttgagattacccccctgcaatgtcaagattccttgcgttacccccctggctcaacaagtgggcatatgacatggaagaatcttgacgtgacatgacacgtggaaattaatttattttttatttatttttaattgccaactcattaattaatgtgagtttttaattaaaaaaatgaaaaaaaaaacttaaaagttgttatatttttatgaacttacttaaaagaaagtttttttttttttgactaaaagttgttattatatttatataaaaaaattcttatatatatataataactaataatagagtaacaaaaaaaaaaacgaagatgaaaaaaaaactaataataataatagtaaccaaaaaactaataataataataataataatagagtaacaaaaaaaaaatgcaatcacatagtaacgcaagaacaatcgctttgccctaaccccaaattgaaattgaaaacgaagaacaatcgctgcatatgaacggaatgaaaaaaaaaaagtttctttaaataaaaaaatttctttaaaaaaaaaaagtttctttaaaaaaagttttttttttaaaaaaaaagtttctttaaaaaaaaagatttctttaaaaaaaaagttaccgtaaaaaaaaagttcctttaaaaaaaaaagtttttttcatttttttttaattaaaaaataaataattactgagttggcaattaaaaataaattaatttccacgtgtcatgccacgtcaagattcgtccatgtcatatgcacacttgttgagccaggggggtaacgcaaggaatcttgacattgcaggaggtaatctcaaaaaaatattttgcagggggtaacgcaaaactcgtctattttgcaggggggtatgacactatttaccctttatagaaatagtttataataaaaattagaaagttGATAAAACGAGTTTAAGAagaacaaaaattaaaagaaaaattaattatttgaaattgaaGTTGATTACAACGAGCTTAAGATATACTTTATATATAAGCTAATTAATCTTAACCAGCTTTCAACTTTCCAACTATTTAAACAAACTCTTAACATATTGAACATATCATTGAAAAGATTGAAAAGGTTAAATGCATCTACATGTCCATTGCAATggtgcaataaaaaaaaaaaaaaaaaaccttgcaAGGTAGATATTTGTACATTGTTTATTTCAACGAAATTTGCATGAATAATAATGTTATGGAATTCACAATTACATTatattaccaaaaaaagaaagataatcaCACAAAAAACTGAATTGATATTATGATATATGTATGTTATGTATACAATGATTGAAGATAACCACGTTAACACCTatacaaaacaatatatataggTATCTCCACTTATAGCActatataagaaacaaaaaaaagaaagaaacaaaagtgtaaaaagaaaaatatataatgccATATTTCTTTCCTAGACATATGCTATAAACAGCTAGATATACAGTTTAACGAAAATGGGCAACAGGAAAAGTAATAAGCTTGATCAGTGGCTTTGAAGCCAATCCTGGATCGCCGAGCGAAGACCGCGGTTGGGGACAAGATTCTGATGTGAAAGCGTACTATTTGTCATCGGTGAAGTGTCATGACCACTGTCGAGCCATCCTCGGATAGCCTCCGCTTCGTAAGTAAAACCATCTGCAGCTACATGTGGATCTCGCATGACTTCCTGCATAAGTATTCGAATAtgaagttttttaaaaaagcaCAATATAGGATGAATTCATTCGCGGGATCACAGATTTTGATTGCGGTCGACATCCTAAAACATCATGAGGACATAGTCCTGTTTGGTttgaaaaaaacattttttttatttctatctTCTATATAAATTTCTGAAACCAAATAAGCTATAGGATATGTATGAATTCACTTATCTGAGCTTATCTAAGCACTCATGAGACTGTAAACTGTATGACTTGTACATAAACTGTTTTCAGGTTTTTTAATAAGTTCTCCGGGAAAGCTTATGATAACAACTTATaccttatatgaaaacaatttgactttattattgttatagaaatagtttatacataagcacttaaatGATAAACACCTAtactataagcacttaattaagctgTTCATCCAATAAGATGAGCTGAAATTGGCAAACAAAGGAAATGAGAGCCGGTTAGTGTAGTTACCTGGAAGATTGGACAGATAAAATATGAAGGAGGTTGGTGAGGCCCTTCAGAACTTAGACCAAAGGAGTTTGTGCCTCCAGAAGAAGCCCTCATTGCATCCAATATCCTCCAGACATCTGAATGAAGGTCCGGACGACTCTTCCTATTCATCTCACAACACCGCAAAGCCAAGTGAGCCAACTGCTCAGCCTGCACAAATGGCCAGTCTCCAGCCAAAGGATCCAATAAAGATGTCAACTTTCCGGTATCTACGGCATATTTCACTTCCTTAGTTATTCCCAAAGCTGGTCTCCCGGTCAACAATCTCAACAATATGATTCCAAATGAATAAACATCTGACTTTGGAGTGAGTTCACCGGAAGCAAGGAATTCCGGATCCATATAGACAAAAGTCCCTTTTGGATCGGTTTTCCAAAACAGTGTGTTATTATTACTAGAATTCTCGTAATTTGATAATATGCGACAGATTCCAAAGTCGCTAAGCTTACTGACAAGGTTTGCATCTAGGATGATATTGGAGGGTTTCAAGTCACCATGTACTATGCTGTGAGGTTTACTCGAATGAAGAAAGATAAGAGCGGAGCAGAGTTCTGCAGCAATACGAATCCGCGTTTGCCATGATAATGGAGGTGTGTTATCCTTGCAGGCAAGACGGTCTTCAAGACTTCCATTTGGTAAATACTCATAGACAAGAGACCAAGATTCTGGACAGGCTCCTATAAGAGTGATCAGATTGGGATGCCTTAGCTTACTCAATACATCCACCTGATACAAAACCATAAAATGGTGTCAAAATCATTATCCTTTTTCCTACTAAAATGGATCATCACTATTCTTCCCTTGAGAACTGGAAGGttaagacaaaaagaaaatgcTACAGACCAAAATTAGTATTGTTGATCAAAATAACGTAATTTTTAAAACGATCACAAAAACAGTCAAGCCATCCTCACCTCCTGCTGAAACTCCAATGGTCCTTGCATGCTGTTGGCGTGCAACACTTTTATAGCGACTTCGGTGTGACGGAGGAGACCTTTAAATATATTTCCATATCCACCTTCTCCGATCTTTAGGGATGGATTGAAGTTACTTGTTGCTTCTTCAATTTCTGAAAAAGAGAATTCTGAGAACAATTGAGCAACGTAGGAGCTCGAGCCCTCGCCTTGTTTTTTCCTCAGATCTTCAGCCTCTCTCAATGCATTATCGCGTTGCATCTGCAACTCATCTCGTTCATTCTTGTAGCTTTGTAACAGTTCCACAGCCGATATAATCTTCTGTTCCAACTCCTGTATCATAACTTCAGACGATGCAAGTTGACTCTCTAGTGATGACTTCAGATCCAGGGCAAGTTGGAGTTCTTCATTAACTTTGTCTCTCTGCCTCATCACACTCTCAActtcttctttttccttttctagTTCTTCCTCCACCATTTTCCTCTGATTCAACTCCTCTGTATATAAGCTTTCGGAAGCTTTAGCCTGTTGATTGGGTGGTTTAAACATTGAAAAGGATTAGAGGGTGTATCAAGTTGCGATATCGACACAATGATGCTTAATTCTTTAAATCATCTTAGATTCCGTTTGACAAgacttattttttacttctccttaaaagtagTTAGGCCAAAAAGTATTTCTAAAAAGATCTTAAGTTAAAAGGGAGCGCTTATCTTTTATGTATAAAAACAGAATAATTACCCGGCGTATAGCTTCAATGGCATCTTTTTCAGCTTTCCCGCGTCTGAAAGTTTCTTGATATGCATGTCGAGTAGCATTATTAGCCTCAGACATAGCCTGTTCAAGTTGGTCATAGAGCGTATCGTTTACTCCACCATCCTGCTAGTGTTCAATTACATCATTCACAGCATCAGCATAAAGTTCAGCTATTAATATTATATCAATCCAAATCTAGaaatttaaaatgtcacatCACTTGCTGATAAAGGATAGATATGCAAATAGTCTCAACTAACATTCAGTTagttgtaattaattataacaGATTATAACTAACCTACAACTGTCAAAACTGTAGCTATAACAGTTTTGACAGCTCAGCTCTAACTAACTTGTAACTGCCAAAACTGAGTGTATAACAGTTTTTAACAGCTCAGCACAAAGCTCTATCTAGAAGCTTCCCTTTCCCTTCGTTAGATATTAGATTAGTGCTCTCTCTCTAGTAGTTTAGAAATTCCAACACTTGCTAAAAGTCATTACATAAAAATAGCATACGCTTCATAGCAGACAGTAGGCACAAACAATACCGaaagaataaaaagaatatatttgtACCAGGACACTTGGAGGCGATATACGATGGAGATCCTCCTTTATATCCAGCCGACTAAAAGTCAAGTCTAATGCATTCATACTGCTCTCGGCGACCAAATTTGGGGTCACTGCTGGTTCAACTGCACTATCAGAGAATGTCGACAAACCTGAAGGACTCGTCCTTGAAATCGTATCGGAGTCATCAGAACTTACTTCTGTACCTCGCCTGTTAGAAGGAGTTGAAAACCCTTCAGTGTCATTTGGAGAAGATATGCTTGCTCTCTGTACATCATTGGCAGACCTCGCTCTGCGAAATAACTCTTGAATAGAACTACTTGAATCTGTCCTATGATTCTGCCCCAATGTAATAGATTGAGATCTCAAAGATCTCACAGAGTTTGGCACTTGTGGTGTCAAAGGAGATGCAATCTCTACGTTTCGTTCATCTAAACTACGATCCCTGCATTGATATGATATTTACATCAGTATTCCAGAAcgaaaaaaggaataaaaacgaaaaaaaatcaatgacgGAAAACTGTAAAAAAGACAACTTATGTAAATTAATATCATAAAAGTTGTTACTTCactctgtttggataaacaatttaattaagcgcttataatgtaagtgtttatgtataagttatttctataacaaaagataaaataaagtcaaattgttttcataagctatattggaGAGCTTGTGGCAATCAGCTGAAAACATCATATATGACATAAGCTTTTTCCACAAGTTCTCCCAAATAGTCTCACAAATGCTTATGTTAGTAGATGagtcaaataagtcaatccaaacagacatTGATATTGATATATTAGGAGGCCTCGTACCTTGTGTGTATAAGGTGGCCTTTGCAGATAAACTGTATATGGCAAGAAGCTGGAGCTTGTTCGCATACATAGATGGCTTTCCTAGATCTGAGGTCCATCATTCTCCTGTTATGTCATGCAAGCTCGTTGAAAAACATAATGTTGACTTcactaaaaacaaatataaagaTTGGAATTCTCAATTCTTAATAATACACAAATCGTTTATCATCACAGCGTATGCAATAAAGCATACTTTCAGTAAAGTTACAAGTGAGCCTGGATTGAGAAAGGAATATGATTGTTTCGTGCAACCAAATACCATGAGAGGCAACAAAAATGAAGGGGAGTGATGTAACTTCATAGCTATGAAAGTCATTGAACTAGTTATTGAAAACAGAAAATGCTTAAATATACCATTTTCAATACTTTCACGTTATCATCATAAATTTAGcgaaaaaatgaaataataacAACTTAGTTTCTGGAGGGTTTTATTATCTGGCTTTTTACCTAGAATAATTCTTATCAGATGCTGCTCCCATAATAAGCTTCCGGATACCATTCTGGGAGATAAGTTCTATAATTCCTTTTTCAATGTTATCCATTTCAATATGCAGTTTTTCTGCTCGCACCTGTATCTGAAACTTATTAGTGATATATTAACactaatcaaaatttaaaagcaTATAGCATCACAGTAACAGTTACCCCCATCCGCTGACAGATACGAAGATATTCATCCAGAGTCTTATGCATGTTTTGCCTTTCAATTTCCCGGAAAGCTTGGACTTCCTGATCTTTCAATGAACTTGCAGGAAATTTAGCACCCactataaacatataaaaaataaaattataaaccactataaaaaaagtaaattcaaatttcattagttatcatatattatatacagtttaatttggttctttAAATTAACACAGTCTACTACACGGATAAACTGAAGCAATACATCACATGATAAATTTGACAAATTCAAcctttaaatattaaaatttaaatgacatGTGAATATTTCATGGCCCTTACTTGGATTTACTTTAAAATCACTtgataatttcaaaaaatattgatCTTCAAAGACATATATACCAGAAATTGAGTCTCTTagattgggcctaactcaaccttacaaaaccggcttgtaaggtgaggattgcctctagtttataaacatatattcagaccatctgatgtgggacttcttaccAGAGTCCAAATTTAGACAATTCAAACGGTGTAAAATTTAGAGAAACATAGTATACACAAACACATGCTGCAAAAACATAGACAAAAGCATAGTATTCTATACACAGATATGCTACAAACAAACTTACTCAAAGGGATCATTGTTGCAGGCACATGAACATAAAGGATACAGATCTTCTTTCCTCCAGAATTCTGTATTGCCCATATCAAATTCAATTTACTCTCTTTTACATCCTTTGACACAGCAACATAGATTGCCTCATTAACCACACCTGTATTGGGTTCCTCTTCAATTTCTCCCCCGACTTCGCGAACCGAACTCACAGAACCGTTTCTTTGTATTGCCATACTAAGTGATTCACAATTATTCaatcatacaaacaaaaacaaaaagaattcaactttctctctcctttttcctaaaaaacaaaaaactcaacTTTCTCACTCAATTGCAATGATTGTAATTATCAATATGCAACAAAAACACACCCTTTACTATAACCCAGAAACTCAATCatcaaaatttccttttttactATCAACCCAGAAACTTAATCAACAAAATCTCACAAACCCACCAACAATTTTTCTATAAAACACAGAAAACCgaacaaaaattgaaactttgtgTATCTATCAATTGCAAAAATCAAATGGGATCATAAAGAATAATTTCCCTTAATAGCaaaaaaagcaaaagaaaaaacttaacTTTATCTTTAAGCCTCACTCACTTAACAGTGGTAAACACAGAATAGTTGAGAGAGTGATATGGGAAAACAATGAAAAGGAGAAGAACCTTTGATGGTGTTTTGGGATATGTAAGGGTCTCTCCTTAAAATTAGTACATGTTTTGCTTCCTATGAAAGAACAAACTTGTCTTAACCTTAAAATCAGTCTAGCGTATAAAAAGAAGTAACCGATATTAATAAAGATCTTGTGTTGCGGtaaaagagagagaaattttGTAATGTACTCTAGAGTCCATAGTACTAGTATGTGTTAAATTTTTGAGGTGACTTATTCAAACACACAAaattaacacaattttttttactcatgtaAAATGAGgtttgtaaaaaatattaaaaaaattaaaaaaatatatttattgtatttttgttaaataaatgtgtttacataacattttcctaaatttttttatgatcgAGT
This genomic interval from Trifolium pratense cultivar HEN17-A07 linkage group LG6, ARS_RC_1.1, whole genome shotgun sequence contains the following:
- the LOC123888588 gene encoding U-box domain-containing protein 33-like isoform X2; translated protein: MAIQRNGSVSSVREVGGEIEEEPNTGVVNEAIYVAVSKDVKESKLNLIWAIQNSGGKKICILYVHVPATMIPLMGAKFPASSLKDQEVQAFREIERQNMHKTLDEYLRICQRMGIQVRAEKLHIEMDNIEKGIIELISQNGIRKLIMGAASDKNYSRRMMDLRSRKAIYVCEQAPASCHIQFICKGHLIHTRDRSLDERNVEIASPLTPQVPNSVRSLRSQSITLGQNHRTDSSSSIQELFRRARSANDVQRASISSPNDTEGFSTPSNRRGTEVSSDDSDTISRTSPSGLSTFSDSAVEPAVTPNLVAESSMNALDLTFSRLDIKEDLHRISPPSVLDGGVNDTLYDQLEQAMSEANNATRHAYQETFRRGKAEKDAIEAIRRAKASESLYTEELNQRKMVEEELEKEKEEVESVMRQRDKVNEELQLALDLKSSLESQLASSEVMIQELEQKIISAVELLQSYKNERDELQMQRDNALREAEDLRKKQGEGSSSYVAQLFSEFSFSEIEEATSNFNPSLKIGEGGYGNIFKGLLRHTEVAIKVLHANSMQGPLEFQQEVDVLSKLRHPNLITLIGACPESWSLVYEYLPNGSLEDRLACKDNTPPLSWQTRIRIAAELCSALIFLHSSKPHSIVHGDLKPSNIILDANLVSKLSDFGICRILSNYENSSNNNTLFWKTDPKGTFVYMDPEFLASGELTPKSDVYSFGIILLRLLTGRPALGITKEVKYAVDTGKLTSLLDPLAGDWPFVQAEQLAHLALRCCEMNRKSRPDLHSDVWRILDAMRASSGGTNSFGLSSEGPHQPPSYFICPIFQEVMRDPHVAADGFTYEAEAIRGWLDSGHDTSPMTNSTLSHQNLVPNRGLRSAIQDWLQSH
- the LOC123888588 gene encoding U-box domain-containing protein 33-like isoform X1 — its product is MAIQRNGSVSSVREVGGEIEEEPNTGVVNEAIYVAVSKDVKESKLNLIWAIQNSGGKKICILYVHVPATMIPLMGAKFPASSLKDQEVQAFREIERQNMHKTLDEYLRICQRMGIQVRAEKLHIEMDNIEKGIIELISQNGIRKLIMGAASDKNYSRRMMDLRSRKAIYVCEQAPASCHIQFICKGHLIHTRDRSLDERNVEIASPLTPQVPNSVRSLRSQSITLGQNHRTDSSSSIQELFRRARSANDVQRASISSPNDTEGFSTPSNRRGTEVSSDDSDTISRTSPSGLSTFSDSAVEPAVTPNLVAESSMNALDLTFSRLDIKEDLHRISPPSVLQDGGVNDTLYDQLEQAMSEANNATRHAYQETFRRGKAEKDAIEAIRRAKASESLYTEELNQRKMVEEELEKEKEEVESVMRQRDKVNEELQLALDLKSSLESQLASSEVMIQELEQKIISAVELLQSYKNERDELQMQRDNALREAEDLRKKQGEGSSSYVAQLFSEFSFSEIEEATSNFNPSLKIGEGGYGNIFKGLLRHTEVAIKVLHANSMQGPLEFQQEVDVLSKLRHPNLITLIGACPESWSLVYEYLPNGSLEDRLACKDNTPPLSWQTRIRIAAELCSALIFLHSSKPHSIVHGDLKPSNIILDANLVSKLSDFGICRILSNYENSSNNNTLFWKTDPKGTFVYMDPEFLASGELTPKSDVYSFGIILLRLLTGRPALGITKEVKYAVDTGKLTSLLDPLAGDWPFVQAEQLAHLALRCCEMNRKSRPDLHSDVWRILDAMRASSGGTNSFGLSSEGPHQPPSYFICPIFQEVMRDPHVAADGFTYEAEAIRGWLDSGHDTSPMTNSTLSHQNLVPNRGLRSAIQDWLQSH